A window of Spirochaetota bacterium contains these coding sequences:
- the cas2 gene encoding CRISPR-associated endonuclease Cas2, translated as METWLVIYDIRNEKRLRRIAKMVERYGVRVQKSVFEAMCNETTIQRMRSEAKTILEKEDSLIIIPLCASCWQKKKQYGVTTEGIGEYKQFYVL; from the coding sequence ATGGAAACCTGGCTGGTGATATACGACATCCGTAATGAAAAGCGCCTAAGACGCATAGCAAAGATGGTGGAGCGATACGGGGTGCGTGTGCAAAAGTCAGTATTTGAAGCTATGTGTAATGAAACCACAATACAGCGGATGCGTAGCGAAGCAAAAACAATACTTGAAAAAGAAGATTCATTAATAATTATACCCTTATGTGCAAGCTGCTGGCAAAAGAAAAAACAATATGGGGTTACTACTGAGGGTATAGGTGAGTATAAACAATTTTATGTATTATAA
- the cas2 gene encoding CRISPR-associated endonuclease Cas2, protein MKYLICYDIRHPKRLNRVAKQLEKMGIRVQYSFFNVEMDNEMLDNLIKNLMTLIEPTQDKIYVYPLCSECRKKAIIDGTGQLLSLDTFLIL, encoded by the coding sequence ATGAAATATTTAATTTGCTATGATATACGTCATCCTAAACGATTAAACCGTGTGGCAAAGCAGCTTGAAAAAATGGGCATACGGGTGCAATATTCTTTTTTTAATGTTGAGATGGATAATGAAATGTTGGATAATTTGATTAAAAATTTGATGACACTCATAGAACCAACACAAGATAAGATATACGTATATCCACTATGTTCAGAGTGTCGTAAGAAAGCTATCATAGATGGAACAGGTCAGTTGCTTTCATTGGATACGTTTTTAATTTTATGA